ATCGCGGGTGAAGCCGCCCACCAGCAGGCTCTTGCCTTGGGGCACTCGTGCCACCGTACTGATGCGGGTACGGCCAACCGTCGGCAACGCGCCCTGGCGTTCGTCCTGCCCCGAGTCGACTTCGCTGCCGTCCTCTATATTGAGCGACATTTCGATCTCGTCCCCCTGGGCGAAACGCGGCAGTACGCTCACCAGAGTGCCGTAGGTCACATGGTGCAGGTCGACACTGCGCTCGCCCACCAGCGGGGCATAAAACGTGCGGTTGTTGTCGAAGATAGCCGGCACGTTCTCCTGGGTCAGGATGACCGGGCGCGAGACCACATTCGCTCGCTGGGTCCGTTCCATCGCCATGACCTGGGTCACGAACGACACGCCATCGAGGGTGGTCGCCGAGCCGGCATTGAGCGATGCGCTGAAGGTGCCCCCCGACTTCACGGCGCCTTGCCAGTTGATGCCCAACTGATTGAGTTCATCCTTGTGCAGGTCGATGATCCACAACGACAACTCGACGTGCCGTTTCGGCGTATCCAGGGCATTGACCAGGTTTTCGATGAAACGTACCTGCTCCGGCAGCCCCTTGACCAACAGACTGTTGGTGTCTGGGTAAGCCACCACGCGAATGTTGCCGGCGGCCACCTCACGGGCAATGACCCGCGGCGCCGTCGGGTCTTGTTCCGAGGCGGTGCTCGCCAGGCCCTCCAGGGGAAACACCGGCATCGCTCCTCGCGCTCGCGGCCCGGGGGCTTGTGCCACCGACGGCTCGACCTCGTGCTTTTCGCCGCGCAACAATGCCTCGATCACCGTGGCCAACCCGGGAATGGTTACTTTGTCGTCGCGCAGTTCATATTGTCGGTCGTTGACGAAGGTGTTGCGCACATGGATAACGCCGATCTGTTGCTTGCCGAGCAACAGTTCGGAGCGCTGGTTGTCCATCAACCCCGCCGCTTGCAGCACCAGGTCGACGTAGATGGGCGGCCCGGAGACGTGAAACGTGCGCAAGCCATCATTGCGCAGCGGATAGCGGGCATCATGCAGCCCGGACTGCTTGAGAAACCCCAGCAGCTTGGCCACGGTCAAGGTCTGCAACGAGGCCATGGCGCTTTTGATTTCCGAGGCGTCATACAGATAAATCGCCTGGCCATCGCTGTACCAGATCAGCCCCATCTGCGCGCTGATGCGTTCAAAAGTCTGTTGCGGCGTGCGCAGATCGAACGTACCGCCAATCCGCTTGTTGGCCGCGGCCTTGCTGACAATGACCGGCTTGCCCAAAGAACCGGACAGTTCGCTGAAGAAGGTACGCGCGCTCTGTTCACGGGCTTCGAAGGTATAGACATCGGCCCGCGCGGCAACGGGTACAAGCAGCAACGCAGCGCTCATGCAGACGGATAAAAAGGGCAGGAATATCCGTCGAAGGCTCATCGGATCAATGACCGCAAAGGTAGGTGATGTCGGCGAGATTACTGGGGGCAAAGCCCACCAATTCGCGAACTTCCTTGGAGAAGTGCGAAGAAGAGGCAAAGCCGAACTCCAGTGCCACATCGGTCAGCGAGCCGTCCTGAAGACTCATGTTCAACAGCGCCTGGGCCGTGCGCCAGCCGCGCAGGGCCGGCTTGGCCGCACTGCCCAGGGCTTGTCGGCAGAGCCTGCGAAAATGCGAAACCGATACGCCATAACGCTGTGCCAGGGTATGCAGTTTTTCGCTGTGGGTGCCTTGCGCCAACAAAAACCGCACGAGCCCGTAGCTCTCGTGATGCCGCAACAGGGTGGCGACCGCGTGATAATCCGAGGTACCGCCCATCGCTTGCTCGATGTACCAGCGCTCGAGCCGCTCCCCGGATCGAACGATCTCATCCTCCACCGGCAACACCGCCCACGGCGCAACCTCCGTTCCTTGGCTGGCGAAGGCATCGCTCATGTCGAAAAAAGCCTGCAGCTTCACCAGCGGCGCGGCACAAACGGGCAATACATCCAGCTCGCCGCCCGTGAATGGCAGCGAATCGCGCAGCACGATCAACCCTTGCCAGCCGACCGGCAGGCAGCGATCGAGCCCAAGCCCTGCGGTGCCCAATCGAACCGGGCTTTGAGCGACACGCAGGTGCAGCACGCGCTCGCGCAGGTCAGGCCATGCCGTGGCGCGAATTGATGTGTTTTGCACGGCCTTCTCCTTTGCTACGTGGCGGTGGATGCAGCGACAGGATGAAAGGCCGGGCGCCTTGAATCTTGATGGAAAGGTGATGAGCAACCGCGCTGGCATATGCCTTGCACCATTACTGTTCATCGGCGCCCCTGCCAATGGCGGAATGAGTGCCACACTGTTTTTAGGGACAACGGCGTCGTCATCCGGCCTTGCTCTGGCAACCGTCCGGGTACGGCGCTTTTTTATGTAGAAGGTGATGCGCGATGAATGAAGTTCCAGCCAATCCCCTGGCCTGGGTCAACGGCAGCGATGCCCCGGAAAAGAGCGCGATCAACCTTGGCTTCATGGCCTTGAGCGACTGCGCCCCGGTCGTCGTGGCCGCCACCCAGGGCTTCGCCCAGCCCTACGGCCTGACCCTGAACCTCAAGCGCCAGGCGTCCTGGGCCAACCTGCGGGACAAGCTGGTGAGCGGAGAAATCGATGCCGCCCACAGCCTGTACGGCCTGATCTATGCCGTGCACCTGGGCATTGGCGGCGTCGCGCCGACCGACATGGCGGTGCTGATGGGCCTGAACCAGAACGGCCAGAGCATCAACCTGTCCCATGGCCTCCAGGCCGAAGGCGTGACCAGTCCTGAAGCACTGGAACGGCACGTGCACCAAACTCGCCCGAAACTGACCTTCGCCCAGACCTTCCCCACCGGCACCCATGCCATGTGGCTGTATTACTGGCTCGCCGCCCAGGGCATCCATCCCTTGTCGGATGTCGACAGCGTGGTGGTGCCGCCGCCGCAAATGATTGCGCACTTGCAAGCCGGGCGTATCGACGGGTTTTGCGTCGGCGAGCCTTGGTGCGCCAGCGCGGTGAAGCAGAACCTCGGTTTCACCCTGGCGACCACCCAGACCATCTGGCCCGACCACCCGGAAAAAGTCCTGGGCTGCACCCGCGCGTTCGTCGAGCAAAACCCTAATACCGCCCGGGCCTTGGTCATGGCGATCCTCGAAGCCAGCCGATTCATCGAACAAAGCAACGAAAACCGTCGCAGCACCGCGCAATTGTTGAGCGCGCCCGAGTATCTCGATGCGCCGCTGGACTGCATCGAACCGCGCCTGCTGGGCATCTATGCCGACGGCTTGGGCAACAGCTGGCAGGACCCTCACGCGATGCGCTTTCATGGCAACGGCGAGGTGAACCTGCCGTACCTGTCCGACGGCATGTGGTTCATGACCCAGTTCCGGCGCTGGGGCCTGCTGCGCGAAGACCCGGATTACCTGGCCGTGGCGCAAGAAGTCCAGCAACTCAAGCTGTTCCGCGAAGCCTGCGCGGCACTGGACATCGCGTCCCCGCGCCAGGACATGCGCAGCAGCCAACTGATCGACGGCATCACCTGGGACGGCTCGGATCCGGCCGGGTATGCCAAGAGCTTCAAACTGCACGCCTTGAGCGATGCGGCTCCCCTTCTCGCCAGCCGCTGACAGGAGCCACGACCATGCTGCGTATCCTGCTGATCAACGACACCGCGAAAAAAGTCGGCCGCCTCAAGGCTGCCCTGATTGAAGCCGGGTTCGAAGTCATTGACGAATCCGGCTTGACCATCGACCTGCCGGCGCGCGTCGAAACGGTGCGTCCGGACGTGATCCTGATCGATACCGAGTCACCGGGGCGCGATGTGATGGAGCAAGTGGTGCTGGTCAGTCGCGACCAGCCACGACCGATCGTCATGTTTACCGACGAGCACGACCCCAATGTGATGCGCCAGGCGATCAAGTCGGGGGTGAGCGCCTACATCGTCGAAGGCATCCACGCCGCGCGCCTGCAACCGATCCTCGACGTGGCCATGGCCCGCTTCGAAAGCGACCAGGCCCTGCGTGCCCAACTCCTGGCCCGGGACCAGCAACTGGCCGAACGCAAGCGCATCGAACTGGCCAAGGGCATGCTGATGAAGATGAAGGAATGCAACGAGGAGCAGGCCTACACCCTGATGCGCCGCCAGGCCATGAGCCGCCAGCAG
The sequence above is drawn from the Pseudomonas sp. St316 genome and encodes:
- the sctC gene encoding type III secretion system outer membrane ring subunit SctC → MSLRRIFLPFLSVCMSAALLLVPVAARADVYTFEAREQSARTFFSELSGSLGKPVIVSKAAANKRIGGTFDLRTPQQTFERISAQMGLIWYSDGQAIYLYDASEIKSAMASLQTLTVAKLLGFLKQSGLHDARYPLRNDGLRTFHVSGPPIYVDLVLQAAGLMDNQRSELLLGKQQIGVIHVRNTFVNDRQYELRDDKVTIPGLATVIEALLRGEKHEVEPSVAQAPGPRARGAMPVFPLEGLASTASEQDPTAPRVIAREVAAGNIRVVAYPDTNSLLVKGLPEQVRFIENLVNALDTPKRHVELSLWIIDLHKDELNQLGINWQGAVKSGGTFSASLNAGSATTLDGVSFVTQVMAMERTQRANVVSRPVILTQENVPAIFDNNRTFYAPLVGERSVDLHHVTYGTLVSVLPRFAQGDEIEMSLNIEDGSEVDSGQDERQGALPTVGRTRISTVARVPQGKSLLVGGFTRDDHGEQIGRVPVLGSIPWIGRLFSYRQNRSANTVRVFLIQPKEIRDGYEPAVEHGAQLLSPEQYERLRRSYFRLSEP
- a CDS encoding helix-turn-helix domain-containing protein: MQNTSIRATAWPDLRERVLHLRVAQSPVRLGTAGLGLDRCLPVGWQGLIVLRDSLPFTGGELDVLPVCAAPLVKLQAFFDMSDAFASQGTEVAPWAVLPVEDEIVRSGERLERWYIEQAMGGTSDYHAVATLLRHHESYGLVRFLLAQGTHSEKLHTLAQRYGVSVSHFRRLCRQALGSAAKPALRGWRTAQALLNMSLQDGSLTDVALEFGFASSSHFSKEVRELVGFAPSNLADITYLCGH
- a CDS encoding CmpA/NrtA family ABC transporter substrate-binding protein, producing the protein MNEVPANPLAWVNGSDAPEKSAINLGFMALSDCAPVVVAATQGFAQPYGLTLNLKRQASWANLRDKLVSGEIDAAHSLYGLIYAVHLGIGGVAPTDMAVLMGLNQNGQSINLSHGLQAEGVTSPEALERHVHQTRPKLTFAQTFPTGTHAMWLYYWLAAQGIHPLSDVDSVVVPPPQMIAHLQAGRIDGFCVGEPWCASAVKQNLGFTLATTQTIWPDHPEKVLGCTRAFVEQNPNTARALVMAILEASRFIEQSNENRRSTAQLLSAPEYLDAPLDCIEPRLLGIYADGLGNSWQDPHAMRFHGNGEVNLPYLSDGMWFMTQFRRWGLLREDPDYLAVAQEVQQLKLFREACAALDIASPRQDMRSSQLIDGITWDGSDPAGYAKSFKLHALSDAAPLLASR
- a CDS encoding ANTAR domain-containing protein produces the protein MLRILLINDTAKKVGRLKAALIEAGFEVIDESGLTIDLPARVETVRPDVILIDTESPGRDVMEQVVLVSRDQPRPIVMFTDEHDPNVMRQAIKSGVSAYIVEGIHAARLQPILDVAMARFESDQALRAQLLARDQQLAERKRIELAKGMLMKMKECNEEQAYTLMRRQAMSRQQKLIQVAEQIIAMNELLG